TAAACGCGACGCGGTTGTAAACCTTCTCCACCTCTCCGAAATAACTTCCAAGGGCGTTTTTGAGAAGATGATAGGCTCTCATCTCGACAAGAGGTTTTTTCTCGTATTTGTAGTCGAGAACGATCTCTTCTTGCGGCTCATCGGCGGATTCGTCAAAAAGGCCGACTTTTGCCTTGGCCACTTTCTTGGAGGCTTTTTTGGTTTTGGTGTCGTACTTGACCCCCTTGAAGGTCCATTCATCACCAAGGCCGAGAAGTTTGCGGATATCGGCATGCGAAATCGAGGGCTTCTCTTTGGCCATCCCCATCAGCTCATCGAGGCCGATAAAAGAGGTGAGCTTCTTTTCGTTCCCGATTCCGGGCATTTCGATGACACAGTTGATGAAGCGGGTGAGGGCGACGAACTCCTCGGCATCGAGCGAGGCTTTGACAGCGCGGGTCTCGTCTGGGAAAAAGGTGCATTTGCCGAGGAGCCGCTCGGTACTCTGCGGATCGGGCACGAAGAACGCGATCTCTTCGAATGCACTCTTCAGCTCGTTTGTCGCAATGGTTGAACCAAGCGCCTGCTGGGCGGCAAAGATGGTCTCTACTTCGCGGCGAAGCAGTGAGCGGTGGATAGAGCGGTCGTAGACCGATTCGAGGACCCCTTTTTTCTCGTTGAGCTGTGGACGGTTGCGTTTTCGCTCCAGTGCCGAGAGGTATTCGCCAATCGTGCGCGATCCGGCCTCCTCCATTGCCAGCGCAAGAGCGCGGCCGCCTTCTTTGAGCTTTCCACTTTCGCCGTCATTGGCATCCATCTCTTCGGCCCTGGTGAACTGATACCCGCGCTTGCCGCCGATGTGATAGAGCACGCGGGCAAGCTCTTCGCCGGTCAATACGGCATCGAGAGCCTTGGCGCGAAGATCCCAGGGTGAGACGATAAAGCGGTTGCGGAACAGCTTGTCGGTGTCGCGGGTATCAATAAGACCCTTCTCGGTAAAAAGCTTGAGCAGGGCGGCTTTGCGACGGCGACGCTTCTTGATGGTGCGACGCGCAATGCGGGCATCACGCCGTGGTTTGTTTGGCGATTCGCCCGTTTTGGGAATTTCTCCGGCGTTAAAGTCGAATCCACCGCAATCGACGAGAATGTTTTCTGTGTTGTCATTTGGGTTGTAATCGATCAGCGCCCAACCGATCCGTTTTTTGGTGATGTCTAGTCCTAAAATGCGTTCTGATACCATGCTGTTATCCTCTTGAAAGTTGTGTTTATTTTAGCGTAAAAGTTGCATACATGCAACCATTTAGGGCGAATTTACAAGTGAATTTTGCAGTTTTTCCGGCAGGCAATAAAGGACGAGAAGCTGATGTATTTGTGCCACTTTTAAGCCCGATCTGTCGCCTACGATTGAACGGATAAGAGCGTTGGTTTTTTCTGTGAATTCGGAGTATGGAGCCCCGAACTCTTTGTGCGAGACCATCTCGACATAAAAAGAGTCGAGGTGGTAGGATCTGGAATTGATTTTAATGGAGGTGCGGGTTGTTGTTAGCTTCACTGCTTGCCTTCTTTTTCGATCTTTTTAATTGCCATTAGAAGTTTATGTTCTGGTGTCATAAGATATTTTTTAAATACCATAAATTTACCAACACCAAGACGCATTGTTTCGCTATGATCATCAAGTTCGTATTTGCCATAAATATTCAAAAACTTTTTAAGCGCAGTGAGGTCGTTGGATCTGCCAAGAAAAATCCAGTCAGGGTTGATTACATTGCTATCCCCAAAATAGCCATTAATGTCCGCAAGACTTTGCAAGGCGACTGTATATTTATTGTATTCATTTTTTGAAAGATACTCAAGCATTTCCATTGTGAAAATATTTTCATCTACAAAGACGTGGTATCCGGCATAAACCGCCTTCTGAAGTGCATCGATGGCTTCTTCAACGATATTAACCTCCTTCTCTATCTTAATCAAAGCAGACATACCATCGGCTTTAAACTCTCCTATTGGCAAAAATATATCTTGGAAGTTGATCCCTTCTTCATTGCCACACCGAATCAGCACTCGCCCATCACTGTGTTCAGTAATGTGCCAGCTTGTCAAGAAATAAACGAAAGGCTTTTTTTCTTCGAGCAACTCCATTGCCCATCTAGCCATTGCGGTGGTTTTTCCAGTCCGTGCGGTCGAAATAAAGAGGGTGGATTCACCTGGACGATATTTAATTCTTCGAGCATCGGCAAGGGCGGGTTTGCTTCCAATTTTTTCACCCTTATAAAGACCAAAGAACTTTTTTTTGTAGATTGGTAATTTTGCACACGCATATTGAACTGTTTTCGTTTTCATCTAAACCTCTTTTTTCTTTGTTTGTCCTCAAAGTAATTCAGCCAATTGCTCCAAGTCAAGTGCTGTAAACTCGGTGTATTGTACTGCATCATGAAACTGCTCGACCGCATTTTCAAATCGTTGCTCAAAGCCTTCCCCGAGAGACTCGAAGAGCAACTCATCCCCGTAAACATCTTCGTTTATTTGGCTACCGTAGATTGCTAAAACAGCAAGAAGGATGTGGGGATTAAGTCCGATTCCAAACGCACCAAGGAAAAGTGCTTGCGCCGGCACCAGTGATGCCGGGAAGCCGGTAGATCGAGCGGAAGCCTTCATGCAAGCTTCATTTATATCGTTGACAGCATCGATATAGTTGTTTAACACCTCTGATCCATATTTCTTTGAAAGAAATGGTGTAAAAATTTCCATATTGACGGCATTCATTTGGACTATTGCATTGGACAGGCGGTGTAGTTTTTGGAATGAAGCCGCAGCGATCTTGTCTTTGTTGAGCAAGATCATCTCACGAAGGTTTTCTTTGGCATCAGATGGAGCTTGCTGCTCTTTGCTTGCATTATCGTTCTTTTCGGCCAACCCGCTTCTCTTGAGTTTAAGTATGTTGGCTATATGCCCGCTTTTTCTTGCACAATACATAAAATCCTGATAATTCAGCTTGCAGTCTTTGTGCCGTTCAACAAATTCATTAAATGTCAATAGGCCCCCGCGTGCCCCATATTTCTTCGCGATCTCGGCAATTTCTTCTTCGTGCTCAAGGAAATAGTCTCTTTTTGTATTATTTTTCATGTGTATCCTTTCTTTTTTTTCTCTCCAACCACCACCATAAAGGCGCTCCTCGCCTCTTCAAGCGAGTGGTATTCAGTCTTCTTTTGTCCGGTGGCCGACTTGTTCCGTGTCGCACCGTATTCGCGCTCTACGACATATTCGCCGAAGAGGGTGGCGAAGAGTTCAACCCGATAGTATCGGGTATGGCCCTGATCTGTAATCCGATGAAGTGTGATCCGTTGCATTGCAAGCTCCTTTTTTGGAGAAGTTTTTGGTAGCTCTCTTCCTATTCAAAAAACTTGCGTTGGTAGCTCTTTATGCCGTGCCTTTTGGCAAATTGTTTATTTCGCGTTCGATGTTGTAGCACTCGTACAGAGGCTCGATATTTTCATAAAGCACACCCTCTTCGGCCGTCTCGGCAATCCGACGAACATGCAGAGGATCGGAACAGTGATCGCGATATTGCGAAATTACCGTCGTGAGGCTGTATTCGTCGCTCTCTCCCTCGCATTGGGTTATGTCATAATCATTCAGATATGAGACGATAAATTTGTTCTCATTGAAGTATCGGTCGAGGATGTTATCTTGGATGTCGCGAAGAAAGAGCAGATCGCGTTCAATATACTGCTCCAACTCGTCCGCATTGGTGTAATACCCAAATGACTTTCTGATGACTTCCTCAGTAATGCGCTTGGGCTTGACTGAAAAAACTACCGAGATCATTACATCTCTTCCAGTTTATTTTTGAACTCGCCATCAAAAAGAGCATCGATCCCTTTTCCAACGATATAAGACATTACATCATTGGCGGAAGCATTTGACCCGACTTCATCGCGAAAAGCGGGGATCATCATCTCAATACGCTTTAATGATTTGGCTTCGAAGTCAATACGCTTATTTACAACGCCATTTTCACTTTTTCTGCTATTGCGTTCAACTTTGCCTTGCGAGTCGCCGCAATCAGCAGTTTCATCAGTTCCGTTTTGAATTTCAGGAATATCGTCGATATTTGGCATTTAAAACCCCTTTATCAATATATGTATTATTATATCGTATATAAATTGACTGTCAACACAATAAACGCCATTGACAATACATAACAAACAATATAGAATATCATACTATTCATAACGGTTATTCCATAATAGCGCTTTTTGTTTTTTGAACAATGACAAACGTTGTGGGATATACTATACATACTATACAGTATGAATATGAAAACCAAAGAAAAAGGGGAAAATAGGCGATGAAGCTCGAAACAGACGATCTTATAGCCGATCTAAACCGATGGCATAAAGCTTATATTAGACATATAAAGGCGCTTTCATACTCTAATAACACACTAGAGCTATACAACAGAGCTATATTACAGTTTATTGAGTATATGCACGAATATCAAGAAGATATTATGATTGTAGGCATAAGGGCGCATCACTTCACTGGATTTCTCGGATGGATGGAAGAACAAGCTGAAAAGCAAGGAAAGAGTGCATTAAACGGTAATATTTTGTCAAAATCGACAAAAGAGACATATTTAAAGGCGGTAAAGGCTTTTTTTACCTTTATCAGCGACAACAACGATGAGCTTGTCACCTTTGAGCGTTTTTTCAAAAACATCCGAATCGCAAACGATACAAAACCGGAAGGGAAGATAGATTACCTCACCACGCAAGAAGTGTCGTCGTTGATCTCGGTTCTCGAACGCCAAAAAAGCAAATCCGGCGATTACGGATCGTACCGCGACTCTCTCCTTATCAGGCTGATGCTTTTCGCCGGTCTCAGGATATCCGAAGCCCTCGGAGTGAAACTGTCCGATATCTCCAGATCGAGCGACGACACTTTTGCAATCAAAGTGTTTGCGAAGGGGGGAATATTTCAAGAAGCACATATCGATTCAAGAAAGATCGAGGATGAGCTGGAATATTTTAAAAAGGTGGCCGCCCTGGCACCGGACGAATACATTATGCAGACACGCTCCGGCAAACGCATGACGCGACAGGGAGCCTATCAGGTTGCATCGACTCTCTATCGTCACGCGGGGGTGCGGCACGATGGATTACACATTCTTCGACACACGTTTGCTATGTGGATGACGTCGCGAGGTGTGGATCTGGTTGACATCAAAGATGCGCTTCGGCATTCGAGTATTACAACCACGACGGTGTATGCCAAGGCGACAAAGGAATCGGTAATTAAAGCAGTTCTTGATCCGGCAAAGGAAGAGAAATGGGCGTAACGAGGAAATAGGGGAGGGGCACCTTACGGTGCCAGGTTTGTGTCAACATTGTTGATGACGTTTTGAAGATCGCCGACGACGTTGTTTTGGATATTTGGCACAACTTCATACTCAATCCATTCATTGAAATCCACTTTTGAGAAATCGATCTTCTGAAATTCTTCCGGGGTAAACCCGCGGCAATTCGGCGCTTGTGGGGACCCCCATGCTATCCCAAGTTGAGGTCTTCCGCCTTCTTGAATGATCCGTGCGAGCGGAGAGGAAAAGCAACAAAACGTTTTTTTCTTCTGCACGCATCCGATCAGCGGCCATTTTTCTGCGCAGTAGTCTCCAACGTAATGGCAGTTCCCATCAAGCTCACCATATTCCCGCAACTTTCCAAGCGTTTTTTCGGATTCGCGACACTGGCCAAGACCAAACCATGTGGTTCCCTTTTGGCAGCAGTCGGTATAGCCTGTCTGAATTCCTGATGTTCTGCATCTGTGGTCCTGACCATTAAAAATGTAGATAGTCCCAAGACAGTTTCCAGATGAGTCAACTTGTCCGTCGTTTTGCTTATCGGTCTGCCCCTCGGTCGTGTCGGTGTTTTCTACACCCCCTGATATGTTGACGCACTGAAAATTTCCAAGCGGACAATTCGGCCCGACGGTCTTTTTGCATTCGCCAAATGCGGTTTCCGCCCCGGTTGTTGCGGTGTATCCGGTCGGACACGCAAGAGTATTTACGGTACACGTTGTGCCGGAGAGAGTGCCGCCGGAAGGGCAGGAGTAGGTTGTTGTGTTTTTGACGCAACGAATCCCAACAAAAGAACCGCAACCAGATCCGCCGTTATTATCACTATAGGGCATGTATCTTGCCCCGCTCCAAATATAATTAACCCATCCATAGTTGTAATAGACCTTATTGGAAGTCCATCCTCCCGAGGGACATGAGGGAGTAGGGCCGCCCCCGGCAGTAGTTTCGCCCAATGTTGGAAGCCGCATGCCCTTCGAGGCGCAATAGCCTGCCGCCGAATGGGGGTAGCAATTATCCCCGCCTCCTTCGGCATAGGCGGTAATTCCCCCTTCGCATCCATCCCACGTCAATCCACTTGAAGCTGTCGCCGGATAAGTATAAGACGACCCCGTTTTTGAGGTGTAGTCGGTAGAATACGCACATTGCGCCAACTGCCCGCTGTCATTAGAACACCAATACCCAGTCGAAGTTGAGGTGGTCGGCTTTGGCGTTCCGGCGACACATGCAAGCTCGCCATTCCATTCTGCAATCGCTTTGAATTTTGCCTTGTAATCTCCCCCGTAGCTCGCGTGGTAACCGTCGTCGCTCCATTTCCCATCCGTTCCAATTCGAGCCCAATGCTCACCGTTGATTGGAACAACGCCGATATCGGCACTATCATTTTTGTTGTCGGGTTGCCCCGCCGCCCAGTTTGAAAACGTAATCGCAAGGCCGTCTTTGTCTTTGAATCGGCTCGGATCGACGCTGTTGTAGCTGTTTGATTTGAGCGGATCATAAATGCCGATCCAAGCATTCACTCCATAGTATCCGACAATCCCCTTGATGAGATCGTTTTCGTTCGAATCGTTCGGCACGGAGAGGTTCGAGAATGACGTCCAGAAATTCGTTGTTTTGCTGATGCCGTAGGACTTTGAACCGTCACTCACGAATCCGTCGTAATTGGCGGTATCACAAGCCCCCGCATTTGTCGGATTCGGGTCCATTTCCTCACAGGTCTTTCCGCAGACGGAGTTACACATGGCTTGCACCGAATAGGTCAAGCCGTTGTTACTGCAATGAAAAGGTGCGGACAGAGCCGACGTCGATATGGCCAACCCCAAAATGGCTATTTTCAGATCAGTTTTGAGCATAGCGTCGAGTCTCCTTTTTAAACATATCCATCACCTTACGCGAATATCTGCCGGTCCGGTCGCCGTTGTAGCAATCGAGGGCTTTATAGGTGTATCCGTGCTTATTCACACACCCCGCCAGCACCCATGCACCAACATTGATGTTCGTTTCAGGGTGCCAAAGGTTTTGCTGGGTTATCCCGAATTTGGCGAGAGTAGGGAGGTGGACCGTGTTGATCTGCATGATCCCGATATCAGTAGTGCCGTTACGGTTTTTGTTGATCGCCATAGGATTCCCTCCGCTCTCAACTTTGGATATGGAATAAAGAAGCCACGGGTCGATCCCATATCGCTCTCCGGCTTCTACAAACGGGTTCGCCTGTAAAACGAGCGGGGTCATAGTGATTAATATGAAGGTGGTTAATTTTGAGAACATATAAGATCCTTTGCGGCCTCGCTGACGGCACCGACCGTTGTGACCGCCTGCTGAAACCCTGTCCAGCTTCCGGTACATGAGCAATCCTCCACCTTCGTTTCAGACAAGGAGGCATCCACGGGGCAAGTCATCGTGCTGCCGGATTTGGTGCAGGTTTTGATGATCGTTTCGGTAACAGTTGTCCCGCCCGGCGTTTGGCTCCGATTGGTGCCGTCGCCGAACTGGTCCGCACTTTGTTTCGGCCGCTTTACGGTGCATACCGGATTTGGGCAGTCGTCGCCTCCGGGGAGGTTGCTGATCGTTTTAACTGAGCCATCCAAATCGGTATAGGTCATTGATGTCGCAGACTGATCGGTTTTTGAAGCGGTACCGGCGGCACGGGTCATGGCAGATGCGTTGATGTTAATGTCTTTGGCGGTGCATTCGTAGGTTCTTTTAATGTAAAACCATGATTTGTCCCCACTTCCAAGAACAACACTTCCACTTGTGTTTGCTGCCGTAATGTTGCTGCCGTCGGCACAGAGGGTTGTTGGGACAATAGATGAGTCATGAGAGTAACATCGCTTTTGCGGGATGGTTGTTTGTTTGGCGCCATCTCTGATGGTGTATATACAGTTGCTCCCACCTTGGTCACATATTTGTTCGTCAACGACTCGACATGTACTGTCTGCCTCCTGCGTCGCACAGCCATTTGACTCGGTGAGTTTGAATTCCTCTTTTTCAGCGCTAACATCAATCGACACGGCCAGCGTGGGTGTTTGGGCTCCGCTCGCTGGACATAAATTCTGGAACCATTTTGCAATGGAGACCCCATTGTTTCCAAGGTAGTTCGCTGTTCCGGTTGCACCAACATTGCACCCGCCTCCATCTGTGACCGTCATATTTACACGATAAGATGTGTTGAGAACGGTCCCGCCGCCAAAACCAAGCGTTGTGCTGAGATTTTTGGTAATGAAATTTTGCCATCCAGCCCCTCCGCAGTTATGCCCCATCGTGTTTGGGTTTCCATTTGGCAGCAGATAGCTTCCGGGAGCAGCTCCAGCCATATCGTATGTAAATACACTTGTGTCTTTATTATAGACCAGCTTGAGCCAAAGTTCATGGTCAGTACAGATGCTTTGGGTGGTTGATAAAGTGGTTGATTTGGTTGTAAGCTGTGCGATTGGGGTTTTTGTAACGACACAGGATGTTTTTGACGGCATCGTGATCGTGTCCCCAGCATTATTGTAGGCTACCTCATTCTGATGGCTAATCATCGAATAATAGCTGGTTGGGTCGCTTCCTTGCTCAATGGCGACATCGCCGATCGATGTGCTTGGTGGAAACTGTCCCTCGTAATAGATCGTTGGGTTCTTTTCCCCGTACTTATCCCAGTTAGACGACCCAAGACCCGTACAATTCGTTTTATCCTGCCCGTATAGGAAATAGGTCATTTCCGCGAAACTCCATTCGCTTTTTGACTGTAAAAACAAAGGGTTGCTTTTCATGATCGCGGCAGAGATCCCGCCGCCGATGTTTTCGTAGATTTGAGGAGCGAGAGAGGAAACCCCGCAGGATGCGTTTGAGCAATAGCAAGCTCCGAGTTCAGTCGATTGGGCGGTAACACCGCGCAGTTTGACTTGCTTGTTGCTGGTAGCGTCCCAAACGTATGGCTTGCAATCCGTCCAGCTACCCGCTGGGTTACACATCAGCACCCCATTGGTGCAAACTCCTGAAACCGTCCTGCCGATCGAATTCGTGTCGTATGTATAATCATACGTCCCGTCGAGATTCGTGTCTTGTTTGATGATAAGGCGGTAATCGTTTCCGCCTGCGGGGATGAAAGTGATCCCGACGCTTTTGGAGCTTGCAGGACATTGAATCTGCGCGTCAAAACTTTTTGTCCCGTCAACGGTCGTCATTTGCGTTTTGCTCATAAGCGGCTGTGCAAGGCGATTGTTTACACCGTCCTTACTGCCAAAGATTCCGAGAGCCGTGTTCCCAATATTTGACCCCCTTGAAGCGGCAGCGGGATCGGCCGCAATCAAGACGGTGCAGGCCATTAAAGAAAGGGTGATGGTACGCATTGAATTCCTTATGGGGAAATTGCTGATTTTTTTACAAAATTCACGGATATAATCTATTTGACAATATGTATAACGTCCACAAAAAAACAATAATATAAATATGTAAATAATATTGACATTATGTATATTATTCGGTATAATTTATACAAGATTTAGGAGGTGCTACATGAAGAATGTCCTCATTGATACATCGATTGTCCTCGACGGAGTTGAAAACGTCACGATGCTCGATAAGCAGAATAATGTGTTCGTATCTGATGTCGTTCTGCGCGAATTAGACGGCAACAAAGGTGCTGAAGGATCAAAAGGCTACAACGCCCGTGAGTTCTTCCGTCAGTTCAATAAAAACGATTTTAAGACGCTCGACACTCTCCCTGAAACTGGGATGCCCGTAATGAAAAATGATACTCTCACGGAGGGTTCAATCGACAGCGGTGCGCACGTTTATACTCTTTCGCGGAAATGGTATCGCGCTAAAGACATCAATGATTCTCGGATTATTGAAATTGCGAAGGATTACGATCTTGGGCTGGTAACGCTCGATCAGGCGCAGAGCGCGAGAGCGAAGTCGGTAGGGGTTGCTGCGAATATTTTGAAAACCAATGAGAGCAAGTTTCTGAAAAGCGACTACATTGTTCTATTCTCAGTTATTAACTTTATTGCCATCGTATTTGCGGTTGGTCTTTATGAAGTGCTCCAAACTTTTTCAGAAACCATGCAATATCTTGGTATTTTGGTGGGCATGACACCTTTCTTTTTTGTTGCAAAAAAAATTCTTCGGGGGAAAGATAAACCATTGTTGAGATCGCTTTCATCTTTCGTGATGTTTGTTTCGCTTCTAGTTATGTCCGTAGGGGCGATTAAGAATTCTCCTATTTTAGGGGTAGTTGGGTTTATTGTTTATTTGGCTTCTCTTTTTATTGTAGGAAAAGTAGAGATTAGCATCAACTCGATGAAAGCCAGATATGATGCCCATGAGACAAACGACAAAGAAAGTGATTTTTCTTTGTCATCTGGCACTGGCGCTGGTGGCTTCAGTGATTATCACATCAGAAGCACGGAGCTTTCCTTTGACAGCCCTTATTCCACTCATGCTTAATTTGGCAAAACCTTTTTATCTTGCGGGTGGGTTCGCTATGGTGCTGCCAGTCCCCTTATTGTTTTTGTTGTTTCCCAATACATCTACAATTGCCGATGTGCCTCCAGTCGTATCAAAGGTTGGATACTTAAATGCCTGATTGGTAACACTGCCCGTATAAACAGTATCGGCAGCCTTGTTCAATTGTGAAATATACTCCTTGAGCATTTCGGGACTGCTGGCCTTTAGTTCGTTTATCTGTCTTAGTAGTTCGGCCGCCTCCTGGCTATTACTCGAAACACTGCCTCCACCAGCGCCTTGAATGTTGCCTGAAAATTGAGAGAGCATACCCTTGAGCTCCGGAAGAGACATTCCGCTGTTCTTTAGTTTTTCGGCGGTTTCATAGATTGCAGTCGCCTCTGGCATGGTGCTGACGCCTTGTGCGTGTCCACCTGCTTTTACAACTGCTGCCTTTGTTGATTGATCCAGCACGGGTTCGGGGGTTGCCAGCCCGGCCTTAGACCGTATGTATTCTTCACTTCTCTTGATTGCTTCAGGATCGTTTGCCGTCCATGCCTGCATAAGTCCTTCAACACCATTTCCATATTGTGTGGATTTATATCCGGCGCCTTCTTCTTTAAAAAACCCACTCATAATTTCAAGAAATTTGGACTCACTGGAAAGCTTGGTGTTGTTAGCCATTTTCTGAGAATATGCCGCGCTCAGTTCGGCAGTATAACTCTCTTTTTCTTCCTCGGTAAGTCCTGTTTTGTAGCTCATTCCAATATTTTTCTTGGCGGAAGCCCCCACCTCGTCAGTCCGAGTTTGTTTATCCGTATGTGCTGTTTTTGTACTAAATGTATCCGAATTAGCAACGGATGTTGTCACGTCATGCTTAAACGATTGTGAGTAATCCCGAGATATTGTCGTCCCATCCTTGGTGGTGACTGTAACCCCATGCTCATCCACCCAAGCATTTTCAAGGCTTGTGCTTGCCTCAGCTCCAGCTTTCGCGCCAAACAAAGCAGAAGCCAATTTGCCAAGCAATGCCTTATCACTTTCAACCGCTGCTGATACCTTTGTCCCGTTTGCAAAGCGACGGGTTTCCGACTCTTTGGTACTCTCTGCCTTCTCAAATGCCTTATCGTTTTTCTGGCTATATGCCTCTAAGGTACTTGAGGTACCGGAAACAACGTCGCTCCTGGTTGTTGCTTTTATGCGTTCTGAGGCTGTCGAATTTTCACTCGACGCCGCGAATTTTGCACCTGCCACAAGCTCCGCCTGTGTTCCTACAAGCTTTTCTCCAGACTGTTGCGCCGTAATCGCTTTTTGTAGAGCGAGTTTTTCATTCTCTTGCTTAACCTGCTCCTCCGTGCTTGTCGCCTCATTCCCAAGTGACACTGCGCCTTTAATACCACGCAAGTCATATCCAGGCGCATATACAACCTGATTGCCATTATCATTGGACAGTTTGAACTGGAGTTTTCCACCTGCATTGTTGGACGATAGTGTGTTTCCGTTTCCAAGCATTTCCGATGTAGCAAGCATTCCTCCACCCGCGGCGGTTGTTTCACTTGACATTGGCTTTCCGTCGTCAGACCATGAAGCAACCAGTGTTCCGTTAATTAGATGGCCGGATGAATCCATGACGACCTTGCCTCCTTTTGTGTCATATCTTTTCCCGTCATTACCAATTGCCGACATATTTGAAATAATGTAATTTCCCTGTCCATCAGTTTCGTAATTAATGTCGCCAGTATATGTTTTGCCTCCGACGCTCAGAGAACGGGTGCTTGCTTTATTTTTATTGTTTTCATTGTAACCATTGTCAATTCCAAAACTACTGTTCATATTCGTCCCCTGTCCAAAAGACGAATTTGCCGCCCAGTTTTGCTGATTGGTTCTGGCGTTGTTCATGGTGATATTGCCAAGCTTCGCTTCACCCGATCCAACCTCCATAGATGCCCCTTCACCTCTGGCAACACGCGCAGTCATACCACCAGTCATGCCCTGGAACGCCATCCATCCGAACCCACCTACGATCACCCCTGCAATCGTCGGGATCATCCAGTACATCGATGCGGCCATATTGACATACTCGATGTACTTTCCATCAACAACCGGCTTGGAAACGAGATTATAAACGCCGTTTGAATCGGTCACGCCCTGGATGTAGCTTGCCGCCTTATTGAGGATGTAGAAATTGAGGATGACCTCACCGACGTGCCACAAAGAAAGCCAAATCAATGTAGTGAGATAACCGGCAAGAACCTTCCAAAACAATGGGGTCAGCAGCAGCAATGCAACAATCGGCGTAAGCGCAACGATGATGATCGTGAGAATGCTTTTGATAACGGGGAGATATTTACTCCCAAGCGCTCCCGAAATTACCATATTTGCTTGTGCAGTTTGTTCCCCTTTACCTACACCATACGCGACCGCCTCATTTGACATTCCGTTGACAGTCGCCCAGTTCTTGTAGGTTTCACTAAACTGATTGACCATGATCGATTGGAGAAGAAAACTCGATGCCGATTTGGAATACCCCATAAAGTAGTTAGAAGATGTTCCGAGAAGCGAACTGATCTGCGCCCCAGTATATCCCCCTAGCATACTCCCAAGCGACGTCATACCAACCCCGCTTGCATAGGTATTCAGATTGCCGTTTATCAGGTTATAGGCGGATTGGCACGTTTCAAGTTGAGGTTGTCGCGTCGCAGGATCGTAATAATACACAACGCGGGCAGGGTTGGTATCTGCAAACTCAGCCCATAAATCCTCCGAGTTCGCCAGCGCGGTGATGTCATAGTATCCAGAGGAGATGTCGGGCGCCACGCAATCGATGATGAAGTTGTCAACGCTTTGGAAGATATACGGATCGACAATCTTCGCATTGGCCGCGCCGTCCATAATGGCAAAGGGAGACAAAAAACCGCTTTTTGAATACGTCAGATCGCCCGGCACCGCAAACGTCGATTCCATGATTTCGCCGAGCGTCTTTTCCGCTCCGGTAAACCATACAAGTGGTTTTGCGACAGCCCAAGGGACGCTATCGACGACATAATTCTGGTTGGTGTTTACGTCCTTGACGACCGTATCGATTCGCCATACGATGAACAGC
This sequence is a window from Sulfuricurvum sp. IAE1. Protein-coding genes within it:
- a CDS encoding lytic transglycosylase domain-containing protein, yielding MFSKLTTFILITMTPLVLQANPFVEAGERYGIDPWLLYSISKVESGGNPMAINKNRNGTTDIGIMQINTVHLPTLAKFGITQQNLWHPETNINVGAWVLAGCVNKHGYTYKALDCYNGDRTGRYSRKVMDMFKKETRRYAQN
- a CDS encoding PIN domain-containing protein, whose product is MKNVLIDTSIVLDGVENVTMLDKQNNVFVSDVVLRELDGNKGAEGSKGYNAREFFRQFNKNDFKTLDTLPETGMPVMKNDTLTEGSIDSGAHVYTLSRKWYRAKDINDSRIIEIAKDYDLGLVTLDQAQSARAKSVGVAANILKTNESKFLKSDYIVLFSVINFIAIVFAVGLYEVLQTFSETMQYLGILVGMTPFFFVAKKILRGKDKPLLRSLSSFVMFVSLLVMSVGAIKNSPILGVVGFIVYLASLFIVGKVEISINSMKARYDAHETNDKESDFSLSSGTGAGGFSDYHIRSTELSFDSPYSTHA
- a CDS encoding tyrosine-type recombinase/integrase, whose amino-acid sequence is MKLETDDLIADLNRWHKAYIRHIKALSYSNNTLELYNRAILQFIEYMHEYQEDIMIVGIRAHHFTGFLGWMEEQAEKQGKSALNGNILSKSTKETYLKAVKAFFTFISDNNDELVTFERFFKNIRIANDTKPEGKIDYLTTQEVSSLISVLERQKSKSGDYGSYRDSLLIRLMLFAGLRISEALGVKLSDISRSSDDTFAIKVFAKGGIFQEAHIDSRKIEDELEYFKKVAALAPDEYIMQTRSGKRMTRQGAYQVASTLYRHAGVRHDGLHILRHTFAMWMTSRGVDLVDIKDALRHSSITTTTVYAKATKESVIKAVLDPAKEEKWA
- a CDS encoding WGR domain-containing protein produces the protein MQRITLHRITDQGHTRYYRVELFATLFGEYVVEREYGATRNKSATGQKKTEYHSLEEARSAFMVVVGEKKKKGYT
- the traN gene encoding conjugal transfer protein TraN — protein: MLKTDLKIAILGLAISTSALSAPFHCSNNGLTYSVQAMCNSVCGKTCEEMDPNPTNAGACDTANYDGFVSDGSKSYGISKTTNFWTSFSNLSVPNDSNENDLIKGIVGYYGVNAWIGIYDPLKSNSYNSVDPSRFKDKDGLAITFSNWAAGQPDNKNDSADIGVVPINGEHWARIGTDGKWSDDGYHASYGGDYKAKFKAIAEWNGELACVAGTPKPTTSTSTGYWCSNDSGQLAQCAYSTDYTSKTGSSYTYPATASSGLTWDGCEGGITAYAEGGGDNCYPHSAAGYCASKGMRLPTLGETTAGGGPTPSCPSGGWTSNKVYYNYGWVNYIWSGARYMPYSDNNGGSGCGSFVGIRCVKNTTTYSCPSGGTLSGTTCTVNTLACPTGYTATTGAETAFGECKKTVGPNCPLGNFQCVNISGGVENTDTTEGQTDKQNDGQVDSSGNCLGTIYIFNGQDHRCRTSGIQTGYTDCCQKGTTWFGLGQCRESEKTLGKLREYGELDGNCHYVGDYCAEKWPLIGCVQKKKTFCCFSSPLARIIQEGGRPQLGIAWGSPQAPNCRGFTPEEFQKIDFSKVDFNEWIEYEVVPNIQNNVVGDLQNVINNVDTNLAP